The following is a genomic window from Flavobacteriales bacterium.
CCCTTCATCGCCCCGAGACCCTGCCCGCCGACACGCTGCTCGGTTCACCCGCCATGGGCGACCTGGTGTGGCACCGGGCCATGCGGGCGGCGCTGCTGGAGCGGCGCATGACCGGACGCCCCTACAGGCTGAGCCCCGAGGACGAGGCGGCCTACGTGCGCACCGACCCCGATAACGCCATCACCTACAGCGACCTGGGCCTTTGGTACCAGGCGCTCGGTGACCCGGAGCGGGCCGCGGGCCATTTCCGCGAGGCCCTGGCACGGCCGGTGGCCAGCGTGGCCGAACGACGCGAACTTGAGAAGGCCCTGGCCGCATGCGACCCGAACTGATGCTGCCGCAGGGCCTCGATGCCGAGGCCGTCATCGCGCTACAGGGCCGGCTGCTGGGCGAGCATGTGCACCGCCTGGCCGAGCGGTCCCCGCACTACCAGCGGCTCTTCCACGATCTGCGTCTGCACCCCGGCGACATCCGCGGCGTGGGGGACCTGCACCGGCTGCCCTTCACCCGCAACACGGACCTGGAGGGGGCCGGTGAAGCGTTCCTGTGCGTGGAGCGACGCACGGTGATCGATCATGTGACCACCTCGGGCACCACCGGCAAGCCCGTGGCCCTGCTGCTGGACGAGCCCGACCTGGAGCGCCTCACGGCCAACGAGCACAACTCGCTGGTGATGGCCGGAGTGACGTCCGACGACGTGGTGCAGCTGATGACCACCCTGGACCGCCGCTTCATGGCGGGGCTGGCCTACTTCCTGGGTGCCCGTGCGCTCGGGGCGGGCGTGGTGCGTGTGGGCCCTGGGGCGGCGGCCTTGCAGTGGGACAGCATCCACCGCTTCGGCACCACCACGCTGGTGGCCGTGCCGAGCTTTCTGGTGAAGCTCATCGATCATGCACGAGCGCACGGCATCGACCCGGCCCGTAGCACGGTGCGCAGGGCGCTCTGCATCGGCGAGCCCATCCACGACCCGGAAGGTGGATGGAACAACCTGGGCCGGCGCATCAAGGAAGGCTGGGACATCGAGCTTCTGGGCACCTACGCCAGCACCGAGATGGCCACAGCCTGCACGGAAACGCGCGAGGGCAGCGGCCATGCCGTGCAGCCCCAGCTGATGCTGGTGGAGGTGCTCGATGAGCACGACCGGCCCGTGGCGCATGGCCAGGCCGGCGAGGTGGTCGTCACCCCCTTCCACGTGAGCGCCATGCCGCTGCTGCGTTACCGCACAGGTGATATCTGTGTGCGGTACGACGGGGCCATGGACGGCGGAGGTGGAGGACTGCACCTGGGCCCGGTGCTGGGCCGGCGCCAGCAGCGCCTGAAGGTGCGCGGCACCACGCTCTTCCCCGCGCAGGTGCTCGACGCCATCAACGCCATGCCGGTGATCCCTACCTTCGTCGTCGTCTGCACCACGGACGAACTGGGGGGGGACGACCTGGAGGTCCTGGTCGATCTGGAGGGTGATGCGTTGGTCTTCCTGCGCGAGCACCTGCGCGCCACGCTGCGGGTGGCGCCCCGGATGACCACCCTGCCCGGCGCGGCCATCGAGACCCTGAAGTGGCCGCGGGACAGCCGCAAGCCCCACCTGTTCATCGACCGACGCGACAAGCACCGCCACCAGCCATGAGAACACTCGGGTCCGCCCTGCTCCTCTTCACCCTGCTGCCTGCGGCTCACGCCCAGCAGAGCACCCTCGCCGACCTGCTGGCAGACAAGGTCGGTTTGACCTGGATCGGCGTGGATTACTCGGCCGCCAGGTTCACGCCGCGCTACGAGTTTGGACCGCTGGACCAGGCCGGTCCCACGTTCTTCAACCGCTGGAACATGCTCTTCGAGAGCGAATCGGCCAAGTACACGCCGTGCCCACATTTCAAAGTGAAGAACTGCGAGATGTTCACCAGTTATGTCGAGGATGTGAACATGGCCGTGACGGTGTCCGAAGTGTGGAACAAACCCGAGCTCCAGCCCGAGGGCGTGCAGGAGCTGGTGTCGCGGTACAAGACCGACGACCGGCCCGGCATCGGCATGGTGTACATCGCCATCATGTACGATGGCAAGGCCCTCAAGGGCGACTACTACGTCACCTTCTTCGACATGGCCACCCGACAGGTGCTTCACATCGAACGCGTGAGCGCCACCCCCGGTGGGGCCGGGCTTCGGAACTTCTGGGCCTCCACCGTGATCAAGGTGAACGAACAGCTCAAGGGCATCCGCAAGAAACTTCAGTGAACGTTGAACGGAACATGACGAAGATGGCACGAACGGCACGGCCGGATAGGGTGGCGCGCAAGGAACTGAGCGCCGTGGAGGCGAAGGCCGCCGCACAGCGCATCGCCTTCGGCCCGATGGTGTTCCAGGCCTGCTGGATCATGCAGCGCAAGGGGCTGTTCGATGCCCTGGCCCGTTCCGGCACCAACGGTCTCACCCGGGAGGAGATGGCCCGGGCCTCAGGGTTATCACCCTATGCGGTGATGGTGCTGACGGACATGGCGCTCACCGCCGAGGTGCTGGCGATGAAGGACGACCGGATGGTGCTGGCCAAGACCGGCGTGATGCTGGCCTTCGACGACATGACGCGGGTGAACATGGACTTCACCGGCGACGTGTGCTTCGCCGGTCTGGCGCACCTGGAGGAGGCGCTCGTGGAGGGCCGTCCCGCCGGGCTGAAGGTCTTCGGCGATTGGCCCACGGTGTACCAAGGGCTGGCCCATCTGCCGCAGCACGTGCGCAGCAGCTGGTTCCACTTCGACCATTTCTACAGCGACCATTCGTTCCCGCCGGCCCTGGAGATCGTGTTCCGCGACCAGCCGAAGGTGATGATGGACGTGGGGGGCAACACGGGCAAGTGGGCCTTGAGCTGCCTGCGCCACGATCCGAACGTGCGGATGATGGTGGTGGACCTGCCGGGCCAGCTGCGCGAGGTGGAACGCAACGTGAAGGCGGCCGGCTTCGGCGACCGCCTCACCACGGTGGCTGCCGACATGCTGGACCCCACGAGCACGCTTCCGGAAGGGGCGGACGCCATCTGGATGAGCCAGTTCCTGGACTGCTTCGGCGAGGACGAGATCGTGGCCATCCTGCGCAAGGCCCGCGCGGTGATGCGGCCCGGCATGCCGTTGTACATCATGGAGACCTTCATCGACCGGCAGCGGTTCGAGGCGGCGGCGTTCTCGCTGGCGGCCACCTCGCTCTACTTCACCGCCACCGCGAACGGGAACAGCCGCATGTACCGCGCCGAGCATTTCGCGCCGCTGGTCGCCGCCGCTGGTCTTCGCATCGCGAAGGAATTCGATGACGTGGGCCAGGGGCACAGCATCTGGCGCTGCGAGCTGCCCTGAGGCGTTGGAGCGATGGCTCGTCGCCGTGAACGGACCTCCCACTTCCGGCCATCGGCTTCCCGCCTCACGCCGCCGGCCGCATCGTCGCGGCCTGAGCAAAGGCATGGCCCCTCCACCTGAACCCCTCAGCGTCCTCTGCGCCTCTGCATGAAGGGCGCTCCTATCCCGCCGGCTGCCCCAGCTCCTGCTGCCGCTCCTCGTGAAGTGCTGCTTGGGCTGCGGAAAGCTCACCCCTTCACCACCACCTCCCCCCCGCCGGTCTCGCGCTGGATCTTCTCCACCAGGTAGCGCTTGCCCACCAGTTCCGCGCTGGTGACCACGCTGCTGACGGTGACGCCCAGGATGCCGTGCAGGTTGATGTTCTGCCCGGTGAGGAAGAGGTTGGGCACCTTGGTCCGGGGCGAGAGGTAGGTGCGCATCGGCGCGCTCGCCTCCTTCTGGATCCCATAGGTGGTCCCTTCCGGGCAGCCGATGTAGTCGCGGAAGGTGAGCGGGGTGGTGGTCCAGCGGCCGGTGATGATGTCACGCAAGGCGGGGTACCGCCGATGCACGTGCTCCAGCACCTCCTCCGCGGCGCGGCGCTTGAACGCCTCGTAGTCGGCATCGCGTGCGCCGGGTTCGGCCACGGTGCTGCGAGTGCCTGCCCAGCGAGCCACCGCCGCATAGGGCATGAAGGTCATGATCGAGACGGCGTCCACCGTGCCCCCACCGCCGTGCATGAGCGGCGTGAACAGCATGAACTGCCCGCGCTGGCCGCCGGATGCGGGATCCATCGGGGCCCACACGTCGTGGTCGGCGAAGTGGTAGTGGTTGTGGTCGTGGTACGGGAACGCACCGGGCCGCAGCGCCAGATGCACGCAAAAGGTGCCGATGGTGTTGTCCATCACCTTGACGCGGTTGCGGTAGGCGGGGCGCACGCCGTCGCCGTGGATCATGTCCAGCACCGCGGCCGGATGCACGTCGGCCACCACATGTCGGGCGGTGAACCGATCGCCATCCGCGGTATGCACGGCGCTGACGCCCATCGCGTCGGTGTCCAGCCGGGTGACGCGCTTGCGGGGCAGGATCACCGCACCGTGGGCACGGGCCTCGCGGGCGAGCAGCTTGGCGAGCTGCGATCCGCCGTCCACGCATCGCCAGGCGCTCTCGATGTAGGTGTTCAGCACCAGCGCGTGCATGTAGAAGGGCGTGCGGTCGCCACGGCCGGCGTGCAGTACGTTGGGCGCACCGAGCACGGCACGCAGCGCGGGATCGCGGGTCAACGAGGCGATGTGGTCGCGGGCGTTCACCTGGAGGGCCGGATCCTCCCATTCGTTGTGCTCGGCATAGCGCAGGTAGTAGAGGGGGAAGCGATCGCAGGTGGCGCGCACATCATCACTGAAGCGTTGGATGGCGGCTCGTTCACGCGGGAAGAGCTGCGTCAGCCGATCCACGAAATGCGCATGGCCCTGTGCGAGGGGGTGTTCCTGTGGATCGTCGCCGAACGTGATGCGGTCGAAGCCGTCCACGTCCATGCGGTGCAGCTTCAGGCCGTCGCGGATGCCGAGGTAGCGGAAGTAGCGGTCGAGGTTCTGGCCGGGCAGCAGACCGCCGAGGTAGTGCACCCCGGTGTCGAAGAGCCGCTTCTCCCGGCTGAACACCTGCAGGCTGCCGCCGAGCTGGCTGTTCTGTTCCAGCACGCACACGCTCAGGCCTTCGCGCGCCAGGATCACGGCACATTCAAGCCCGCCGAGCCCGGCGCCGATCACCAGCACATCGAAGGAGCGATCGCTGCTCATGCCGGCTTGTACAGGGCCGCCAGGGCGTTGGAGGTGATGCGGCCTT
Proteins encoded in this region:
- a CDS encoding AMP-binding protein; its protein translation is MRPELMLPQGLDAEAVIALQGRLLGEHVHRLAERSPHYQRLFHDLRLHPGDIRGVGDLHRLPFTRNTDLEGAGEAFLCVERRTVIDHVTTSGTTGKPVALLLDEPDLERLTANEHNSLVMAGVTSDDVVQLMTTLDRRFMAGLAYFLGARALGAGVVRVGPGAAALQWDSIHRFGTTTLVAVPSFLVKLIDHARAHGIDPARSTVRRALCIGEPIHDPEGGWNNLGRRIKEGWDIELLGTYASTEMATACTETREGSGHAVQPQLMLVEVLDEHDRPVAHGQAGEVVVTPFHVSAMPLLRYRTGDICVRYDGAMDGGGGGLHLGPVLGRRQQRLKVRGTTLFPAQVLDAINAMPVIPTFVVVCTTDELGGDDLEVLVDLEGDALVFLREHLRATLRVAPRMTTLPGAAIETLKWPRDSRKPHLFIDRRDKHRHQP
- a CDS encoding methyltransferase domain-containing protein, translating into MSAVEAKAAAQRIAFGPMVFQACWIMQRKGLFDALARSGTNGLTREEMARASGLSPYAVMVLTDMALTAEVLAMKDDRMVLAKTGVMLAFDDMTRVNMDFTGDVCFAGLAHLEEALVEGRPAGLKVFGDWPTVYQGLAHLPQHVRSSWFHFDHFYSDHSFPPALEIVFRDQPKVMMDVGGNTGKWALSCLRHDPNVRMMVVDLPGQLREVERNVKAAGFGDRLTTVAADMLDPTSTLPEGADAIWMSQFLDCFGEDEIVAILRKARAVMRPGMPLYIMETFIDRQRFEAAAFSLAATSLYFTATANGNSRMYRAEHFAPLVAAAGLRIAKEFDDVGQGHSIWRCELP
- a CDS encoding NAD(P)/FAD-dependent oxidoreductase, with amino-acid sequence MSSDRSFDVLVIGAGLGGLECAVILAREGLSVCVLEQNSQLGGSLQVFSREKRLFDTGVHYLGGLLPGQNLDRYFRYLGIRDGLKLHRMDVDGFDRITFGDDPQEHPLAQGHAHFVDRLTQLFPRERAAIQRFSDDVRATCDRFPLYYLRYAEHNEWEDPALQVNARDHIASLTRDPALRAVLGAPNVLHAGRGDRTPFYMHALVLNTYIESAWRCVDGGSQLAKLLAREARAHGAVILPRKRVTRLDTDAMGVSAVHTADGDRFTARHVVADVHPAAVLDMIHGDGVRPAYRNRVKVMDNTIGTFCVHLALRPGAFPYHDHNHYHFADHDVWAPMDPASGGQRGQFMLFTPLMHGGGGTVDAVSIMTFMPYAAVARWAGTRSTVAEPGARDADYEAFKRRAAEEVLEHVHRRYPALRDIITGRWTTTPLTFRDYIGCPEGTTYGIQKEASAPMRTYLSPRTKVPNLFLTGQNINLHGILGVTVSSVVTSAELVGKRYLVEKIQRETGGGEVVVKG